A region of Larimichthys crocea isolate SSNF chromosome X, L_crocea_2.0, whole genome shotgun sequence DNA encodes the following proteins:
- the LOC104926685 gene encoding uncharacterized protein LOC104926685 isoform X3: MSEHLRASYYGSSPQELRLVLLGNIGCGKTASADTILGQLSPVSPSASRSCRLRQGVSDGRSLTVVEAPRWYWTGGKMEDSVRKETERVMELAAPGPHAILLLVPVSQFTEMEGRVPAELEEVFGAGVLDHTLVLLTCGDYLMGRKVEDYLQKEHPGLRQIIDRCGGRYHVISNRQRQDREQVLELLEKVDNMVKKNGVYLVKTAQERDLEKRVRDRKRELLESYRAQKEERGRETSTHILNTETQSSVERAEECINTSERRRREERESDAMEERVSVRQRSNGLRSTPAPEREREPPPDREVKRTPSFRLNADGAILSQMSEVRSPRVITTFHHRINSFEEKSPETSPTSTSRSPVFASFPSTPTFAPAPSSPSSFPSSTSSTSFPSSTKSSSSFSFPSSASSSSSSPELRLVLLGRSGAGKSTAGNKILRRDEFESYPESFTAITQECEKKKAVVEGRRVAVVDTPDWFNSEQTPDEVRAQISSCVALSSPGPHAFLLCVPVDQPAKTELQALRALESVFGPEAVQKHTLVLFTYADRLRESGKAGSNSVEAYIAGQREDLLTLVEKCRDRFHVMETGRDWRERKNVAELLEKVEQTVKEAGGQCYSSPAFQEAENRVRQKQVEIARQKKGKTAEEERRGVVRQLSSERRLLYPYMQPVAEAEEEVREDEIEKTRDEAEMSVKTMNIESLPPVTLSNMSPSLLRAIMEKMESSAKNLPRLLADSSAWVSEGAKKVKGSPVWGTVGSRAHNVQKMVADSSVWQKVGSSAGHVSKLVGDRVPKVVVDGSAWVGSGAKSAAASPLWGKVGSGAKSGAKLVADSSMRIGAGAKNLAQSPVWGKVGSGAKTGAKLVADGSMRVGAGIGSGAKKVAQSPVWGKVGSGAKAGAKMVAESSVWEKIGTTAKKVPKVVIAGAVLGLVLGVFLGGAIGGAVGAAAGSAVSEVGRRKLGKKSTLETTEETEKNVERRVNDGVDSLITQGEKELKTE; the protein is encoded by the exons ATGAGTGAACACTTGAGAGCGAGCTACTATGGCTCCTCTCCCCAAGAGCTCAGACTTGTTCTTCTGGGAAACATCGGATGTGGAAAGACGGCATCGGCAGACACCATCCTGGGTCAGCTGTCCCCCGTCTCTCCCAGCGCCTCCAGGAGCTGCCGGCTGCGACAGGGCGTCTCTGACGGCCGGAGCCTGACTGTGGTCGAGGCGCCGAGGTGGTACTGGACTGGTGGCAAGATGGAGGACAGCGTGAGGAAGGAGACGGAGCGAGTGATGGAGCTGGCAGCACCAGGCCCGCATGCTATTCTGTTGCTGGTGCCTGTCAGCCAGTTCACAGAG ATGGAGGGTCGTGTGcctgcagagctggaggaggtgtTCGGGGCCGGTGTGCTGGATCACACCCTGGTCCTGCTGACCTGTGGGGACTACTTGATGGGAAGAAAAGTGGAG GACTACCTGCAGAAAGAACACCCGGGCCTGAGGCAGATAATCGATCGCTGCGGGGGGCGGTACCACGTCATCAGTAATCGACAGCGACAGGACAGGGAGCAAGTCCTCGAGCTGCTGGAGAAG GTGGACAACATGGTGAAGAAAAACGGGGTGTACCTCGTGAAAACAGCCCAGGAGAGAGATCTGGAGAAacgagtgagagacagaaagcgaGAGCTTCTGGAAAGTTACAGAGCtcaaaaagaggagagaggaagagagacttCAACGCACATcctaaacacagaaacacagagcagcGTCGAGAGGGCAGAGGAGTGTATCAACACCtcggagaggaggagacgagaagagagagagagtgatgcgATGGAGGAAAGAGTGAGTGTGAGGCAAAGATCTAACGGGCTGCGTTCAACTCCAGCGccagagcgagagcgagagccGCCTCCTGACAGGGAGGTGAAGAGGACGCCCAGTTTCAGACTGAATGCAG ATGGAGCTATACTCTCACAAATGTCTGAGGTTAGATCTCCTAGAGTGATCACTACCT TTCACCACAGAATCAACAGCTTTGAAGAGAAATCCCCCGAGACGTCTCCGACCTCCACTTCACGTTCGCCCGTCTTCGCATCTTTCCCCTCCACGCCAACCTTTGCCCCcgctccctcctctccatcctctttcCCTTCATCCACCTCATCCACGTCATTCCCTTCATCCACTAAATCCTCATCATCCTTCTCATTCCCATCCTCCGCCtcgtcctcctcatcttctcccgAGTTGCGTCTGGTGCTGCTCGGGCGGTCTGGAGCAGGGAAGAGCACGGCTGGCAACAAAATCCTGAGGCGGGACGAGTTTGAGTCATACCCGGAAAGCTTCACAGCGATCACTCAGGagtgtgagaaaaagaaagctgtGGTTGAAGGAAGACGA GTGGCGGTGGTGGATACCCCAGACTGGTTCAATTCGGAGCAAACTCCAGATGAGGTGCGAGCTCAGATCTCCTCCTGTGTGGCGTTGTCCAGTCCTGGTCCTCACGCCTTCCTCCTGTGCGTCCCCGTGGACCAGCCTGCAAAGACGGAGCTGCAGGCTCTCAGAGCCCTCGAGTCTGTTTTCGGCCCCGAGGCCGTCCAGAAACACACTCTGGTCCTCTTTACTTATGCAGATCGGCTGAGGGAGAGCGGGAAGGCGGGAAGCAACAGCGTGGAGGCGTACATCGCCGGACAGCGGGAGGATTTGTTGACGCTGGTGGAGAAATGCAGGGACAGGTTTCACGTGATGGAGACGGGAAGAGAttggagggagaggaagaatgTGGCAGAGCTGCTGGAGAAGGTGGAGCAGACGGTGAAGGAGGCCGGAGGACAGTGTTACTCCTCGCCTGCTTTTCAGGAGGCCGAGAACAGAGTGAGGCAGAAACAGGTGGAGATAGCACGGcagaaaaaggggaaaacagcagaggaagaaagacgAGGCGTCGTTAGACAGCTGAGCTCTGAGAGGCGGCTGCTTTATCCATACATGCAGCCTGTGGCTGAGGcagaagaggaagtgagagaggaTGAGATTGAGAAAACAAGGGATGAGGCAGAGATGAGTGTGAAAACCATGAACATCGAGAGCCTTCCTCCTGTTACGCTCTCCAACATGTCGCCTTCACTTCTCCGTGCAATCATGGAGAAAATGGAGTCCAGTGCAAAGAATTTACCCAGGCTGTTGGCAGATAGCTCTGCATGGGTCAGCGAGGGAGCAAAGAAGGTGAAAGGTAGTCCAGTGTGGGGGACGGTCGGCAGCAGGGCCCACAACGTCCAGAAGATGGTGGCTGATAGTTCTGTGTGGCAGAAGGTGGGATCTAGTGCCGGACATGTGTCCAAACTCGTAGGAGATAGAGTTCCCAAGGTAGTGGTGGATGGTTCTGCATGGGTGGGATCTGGAGCCAAGTCAGCAGCAGCGAGTCCGCTGTGGGGAAAGGTTGGTTCAGGGGCCAAATCAGGGGCCAAACTGGTGGCAGACAGCTCCATGCGTATCGGAGCCGGGGCAAAGAACCTGGCACAGAGTCCTGTGTGGGGAAAAGTAGGATCTGGAGCCAAAACTGGAGCTAAACTGGTGGCTGACGGCTCCATGCGAGTCGGAGCTGGAATCGGTTCCGGCGCGAAGAAGGTGGCACAGAGCCCGGTGTGGGGGAAGGTGGGCTCCGGGGCCAAAGCAGGGGCCAAAATGGTGGCAGAGAGCTCGGTGTGGGAGAAAATCGGGACCACCGCTAAAAAGGTGCCCAAGGTAGTCATAGCGGGTGCAGTGCTGGGTCTGGTGCTCGGCGTGTTTTTGGGGGGTGCGATCGGCGGAGCTGTCGGCGCAGCTGCCGGATCTGCGGTGTCCGAGGTGGGCCGGCGAAAACTCGGCAAGAAAAGCACGTTAGAGACGACGGAAGAGACCGAAAAGAACGTGGAGAGACGAGTGAACGACGGCGTGGACTCTCTGATAACACAAGGAGAGAAAGAGTTGAAAActgaatga